A single Nicotiana tabacum cultivar K326 chromosome 5, ASM71507v2, whole genome shotgun sequence DNA region contains:
- the LOC107819549 gene encoding fructose-1,6-bisphosphatase, chloroplastic-like gives MAEAIPRFTWNTKFSSSSSISRLSPNFHLLSTNTKRSQQLSNGNFSSHSNSRIQCEAASLDGAKTAPTQIKKPINRYEMVNLTTWLLRQEQAGNIDAELAIVLSSISLACKQIASLLQRSSIVNLTGAQGTVNIQGEDQKKLDVVSNELFCNCLRSSGRTGIIASEEEDVPVAVEETYSGNYIVVFDPIDGSANIDIALTTGSIFGIYGPDQVCLVDMDDDSTIDQAREKCIVSVCQPGSNLVAAGYCLYSSSVVFTLSVGNGVHAFTLDPAYGEFVLTHEDIKIPKAGRIYSFNEGNYDLWDEKLQNYLDHLRQPGPNGKPYSGRYIGCLVGEIHRMLLYGGIYGNPKNKNAKNGNLRLLYECAPMSYIIEQAGGKATDGTQRILDIMPEQIHQRTPIFIGSPEEIEKLEKYLA, from the exons atggCTGAAGCTATTCCAAGATTTACTTGGAACACCAAATTCTCAAGCTCTTCTTCCATTTCTCGTCTCTCTCCTAATTTCCATCTCCTTTCCACCAATACCAAGAGATCACAACAGCTAAGTAATGGCAATTTCAGTTCTCATTCCAATTCAAGAATTCAATGCGAAGCAGCAAGCTTGGATGGAGCAAAAACAGCCCCAACACAGATCAAGAAACCGATAAACCGATATGAAATGGTTAACTTGACAACATGGCTGTTGCGGCAAGAACAAGCAGGCAACATTGATGCAGAATTAGCCATAGTTCTTTCGAGCATATCGTTAGCCTGCAAGCAAATTGCTTCACTTTTACAAAGGTCAAGTATTGTTAACCTTACTGGAGCTCAAGGCACTGTTAATATCCAAGGTGAAGATCAGAAAAAACTTGATGTTGTATCCAATGAG TTATTCTGCAATTGTCTAAGATCAAGTGGAAGGACAGGAATTATAGCATCAGAGGAAGAAGATGTACCAGTTGCAGTTGAAGAAACTTACTCTGGAAATTACATTGTGGTGTTTGACCCCATTGATGGATCTGCTAATATAGATATTGCCTTAACCACTGGATCAATATTTGGAATTTATGGTCCAGATCAAGTATGCCTTGTAGACATGGATGATGATTCCACG ATTGACCAAGCCAGGGAAAAGTGTATCGTTAGCGTTTGTCAGCCAGGGAGCAATTTAGTAGCAGCAGGATATTGTCTTTATTCAAGTTCAGTGGTTTTCACACTCTCAGTTGGAAATGGAGTACATGCATTTACTTTAGATCCAGCATATGGAGAATTTGTTTTGACACATGAAGATATCAAAATACCAAAGGCTGGAAGAATCTATTCCTTTAATGAGGGAAATTATGATCTATGGGATGAGAAATTGCAGAATTATCTTGACCACTTAAGACAACCAGGTCCGAATGGCAAGCCATATTCAGGCCGTTACATTGGTTGTCTTGTGGGTGAAATCCACAGAATGTTGTTGTATGGCGGTATTTATGGTAATCCTAAGAACAAGAACGCCAAGAATGGGAACTTGAGGCTCTTGTATGAATGTGCTCCAATGAGCTATATCATAGAACAAGCCGGTGGCAAAGCAACAGATGGCACCCAAAGGATACTGGATATCATGCCTGAGCAG ATACATCAACGAACGCCTATTTTTATTGGAAGCCCAGAAGAAATTGAGAAGCTGGAAAAGTACCTTGCCTGA
- the LOC107819548 gene encoding uncharacterized protein LOC107819548, translating into MAKQSKSRRAENIGKGKVTPVQIAFIVDRYLSDNHFTETRSTFRSEASHLLSKSPIHEAPRSLLSLGAMLDEYICLKEQKVFLEQEKMQVQNLLRGMQGVMNTYNASANVTPPPSIPDSSMPKSTGYCSGSALMPAPVPSNTAADAMKFSYPTSIPTTSKRKGSKDVSYASTAAKKSRTRSPTNQYNNVMKSSAVQLSDPIDEPKKSPIQGFNIDECLVNYPIQPLVTNSSGPETPPIESSSQIDKAISPPEICSTATFSKEATPSHLMSTNRMIISSETIQVTPTKQISYYSIERNQCVSTSSPVKANLKRPMKRDQVKGRLDFDASDIPSSSDMPQIPDMISTSESEKEGDIFDLDFPNLDALGANFSFSELLRDFDIDGQGIDYSCQDKLDFSPDSFSGSPYESGNVNNDANQITSQISSTVTEVFSEKDTSLLGSDTVKTVKSVTKRVQLVSPVKSNRSSRD; encoded by the exons ATGGCGAAACAAAGCAAATCAAGAAGAGCTGAAAACATAGGGAAAGGCAAAGTTACTCCTGTCCAAATTGCTTTCATCGTCGATCGTTACCTTTCTGATAACCATTTCACTGAAACCCGCTCCACTTTTCGCTCCGAAGCTTCACATCTACTCTCTAAATCTCCCATCCATGAG GCGCCGAGGAGTTTATTGAGTTTAGGAGCAATGTTGGATGAGTACATATGTTTGAAAGAGCAGAAAGTGTTTTTGGAGCAagagaaaatgcaggttcagaaTTTGCTAAGGGGGATGCAAGGTGTTATGAACACTTATAATGCAAGTGCAAATGTGACACCACCTCCCTCAATTCCTGATTCTTCAATGCCCAAATCAACAG GTTATTGTTCTGGTTCAGCTCTTATGCCAGCACCAGTGCCTTCGAATACTGCTGCAGATGCCATGAAATTTTCTTATCCAACTTCCATCCCAACAACTTCAAAAAGAAAAGGGTCCAAGGATGTTTCATATGCTTCCACAGCTGCCAAGAAATCTCGTACTCGGTCACCCACCAATCAGTACAACAATGTTATGAAGAGCTCTGCAGTTCAGTTATCAGATCCCATTGATGAACCAAAAAAGTCACCAATCCAAGGATTTAACATTGACGAGTGTTTGGTGAACTACCCCATTCAGCCGCTTGTAACTAATTCTTCTGGTCCTGAGACACCTCCAATAGAATCTTCATCCCAAATTGATAAAGCTATCTCTCCACCAGAAATTTGTTCGACAGCAACTTTCAGCAAAGAAGCTACTCCCTCTCATCTAATGTCGACTAACCGCATGATTATCTCTTCAGAGACAATTCAAGTGACCCCCACCAAACAAATATCATACTATTCCATAGAAAGAAATCAATGTGTTTCGACTTCCTCACCGGTTAAAGCAAACCTGAAGAGGCCTATGAAGAGAGATCAAGTAAAAGGTAGGCTGGATTTTGATGCCTCAGACATTCCAAGTAGTTCAGATATGCCACAAATTCCTGACATGATTTCAACATCTGAATCTGAGAAGGAAGGAGATATTTTTGACTTGGATTTTCCTAACTTAGATGCTCTGGgtgcaaattttagtttttctGAACTGCTGCGTGATTTTGACATTGATGGACAAGGGATTGATTATTCTTGCCAGGACAAACTGGACTTTTCTCCAGATTCATTTTCAGG GTCACCTTATGAGTCTGGAAATGTCAACAATGATGCAAACCAGATTACATCACAGATTTCATCGACAGTTACTGAAGTCTTTTCAGAGAAAGATACAAGTTTACTAG GTTCAGATACTGTGAAAACTGTGAAATCTGTAACCAAGCGTGTCCAGCTTGTAAGTCCTG TTAAGAGTAACAGAAGCTCGAGAGATTAG